A genomic window from Candidatus Omnitrophota bacterium includes:
- a CDS encoding aminotransferase class I/II-fold pyridoxal phosphate-dependent enzyme, with protein MSKKIYLDDPCIGELEKKYLCEAIDSGFVSSVGPFVKQFEQKMADYLGVPSAVAVQSGTAAIHMALHELGIGPGDEVIVPALTFAATVNPVLYVGANPVIVDVDSKTWNIDPDKIKKAVTEKTRAIIPVHLYGNPCNMTEIMQIAEEHGLHIIEDATESLGATFQNKPTGTFGNFGCFSFNGNKLITTGGGGLIVGRDQKKMDHIRYLINQAKDSDRPGFHSEMGFNYRMTNIEAALGLAQLERLQEFIEKKKRIFSIYEEFLSDKIDFQQEEAGGSSSRWFSAGWVNGQKDVTAGVMKEYGLLVRDIFIPLTQMPYFKKYSVHCSISDKIYNHALCLPGSTMNDEKVIKEAVVAIREVLND; from the coding sequence ATGTCTAAAAAAATTTATTTAGATGATCCATGTATCGGGGAACTGGAAAAAAAATATCTATGCGAAGCTATTGATTCGGGCTTTGTTTCATCGGTGGGTCCTTTTGTGAAACAGTTTGAACAAAAGATGGCCGACTATCTTGGTGTTCCTTCGGCAGTGGCAGTTCAAAGCGGTACCGCGGCCATTCATATGGCTTTACATGAACTGGGGATTGGCCCAGGCGATGAAGTCATTGTTCCCGCACTGACATTCGCGGCAACAGTCAATCCTGTTCTTTATGTCGGAGCGAATCCCGTGATCGTTGATGTTGATTCAAAAACGTGGAATATTGATCCGGATAAGATTAAGAAAGCCGTTACTGAAAAGACCAGAGCGATTATCCCGGTTCATTTATATGGCAACCCCTGCAATATGACAGAAATCATGCAAATCGCCGAGGAACATGGGCTGCATATTATTGAAGATGCCACGGAAAGTTTGGGCGCGACTTTTCAAAATAAGCCTACAGGAACATTTGGTAATTTTGGGTGTTTTAGTTTTAACGGTAACAAACTTATAACAACTGGCGGCGGAGGTTTAATTGTCGGGCGTGATCAGAAAAAAATGGATCATATCCGTTATCTGATCAATCAGGCTAAAGATTCTGATCGCCCAGGATTTCATTCGGAGATGGGCTTTAATTATCGGATGACGAATATTGAGGCGGCATTGGGGCTGGCCCAGTTGGAAAGACTGCAAGAATTTATTGAAAAGAAGAAAAGAATTTTTTCAATTTATGAAGAGTTTTTATCTGACAAGATCGATTTTCAGCAGGAGGAGGCAGGAGGCAGCTCTTCTCGCTGGTTTTCGGCGGGATGGGTAAATGGTCAAAAAGATGTGACTGCTGGTGTTATGAAAGAATACGGACTGCTAGTTAGAGATATTTTTATTCCTTTAACTCAGATGCCTTATTTTAAGAAATATTCAGTTCATTGTTCAATTTCGGATAAAATTTATAATCATGCTCTATGTTTACCGGGTTCAACGATGAATGATGAAAAAGTTATAAAAGAAGCGGTGGTGGCGATTAGAGAGGTGCTCAATGATTAA
- a CDS encoding acetyltransferase has protein sequence MIKQDLILIGGGGHAKVVIDALKGNQEFRITGILDKKQGDVLGVKIVGDDSLLEKLYQEGVKYAFISIGSVGDYCLRKELFEKAVEVGFIFPSLIHSSAYVSSDVMIGQGTFVAAGAIINPGTVIGNNVIVNTNASVDHDCRIGDFVHIAPGAILGGSVIIGAGSHVGMGARVIQGAAVQENTFIKAGRLVR, from the coding sequence ATGATTAAGCAGGATTTAATTTTAATTGGCGGCGGCGGGCATGCCAAGGTTGTTATTGATGCCTTGAAGGGAAATCAAGAATTCAGGATTACGGGAATTCTTGACAAGAAACAAGGTGATGTTTTAGGAGTGAAAATTGTGGGCGATGATTCTTTACTAGAAAAACTTTATCAGGAAGGGGTCAAGTACGCTTTTATTTCTATCGGTTCAGTAGGTGATTATTGTTTGAGAAAAGAGCTTTTTGAAAAAGCGGTTGAAGTTGGTTTTATTTTTCCGTCATTGATTCATTCGTCTGCGTATGTTTCTTCAGATGTTATGATTGGTCAAGGAACATTTGTCGCGGCCGGGGCTATCATTAATCCTGGTACTGTTATCGGAAATAATGTGATTGTTAATACAAATGCTTCTGTTGATCACGATTGTCGCATAGGTGATTTTGTCCATATCGCTCCCGGAGCGATTTTAGGTGGAAGTGTTATTATTGGAGCGGGTAGTCATGTTGGGATGGGGGCCAGGGTTATTCAGGGGGCAGCGGTACAGGAAAACACATTTATTAAAGCTGGGAGACTCGTTAGATGA
- the neuB gene encoding N-acetylneuraminate synthase, producing the protein MSKVFIIAEAGVNHNGDISIARKMIDAAALAGADAIKFQTFRAEDCISRNAVKAEYQKKTTSTSESQLEMIKKLELSFDQQKELFQHCRSKGIMFLASAFDLDSIDFLNSLGVSIFKIPSGEITNLPSLEKIASFHKEIILSTGMADLEEVRIAVDLLLNAGSSRERISLLHCCTEYPAPVEEANLRAMETMRKEFGIKVGYSDHTEGIEVALAAAALGAEIIEKHFTLDKEMEGPDHSSSADVEELKKMVTGIRRIGLSLGDGVKKPSLSEKKNLPIVRKSIVARRYIRKGEVFDEHNLAVKRPGIGISPMRWHEVLGKISPRDFQQDEMIVL; encoded by the coding sequence ATGAGTAAAGTATTTATTATTGCTGAAGCTGGAGTCAACCACAACGGGGATATCAGCATAGCCAGAAAAATGATTGATGCGGCTGCGCTGGCAGGCGCTGATGCTATAAAATTCCAGACATTCAGGGCGGAAGACTGCATTTCCCGAAATGCTGTCAAGGCCGAGTACCAGAAAAAAACAACATCAACGTCCGAGAGCCAGCTTGAGATGATAAAAAAACTCGAGTTGAGCTTCGATCAGCAAAAAGAACTGTTTCAGCATTGCAGATCAAAAGGGATTATGTTTTTGGCTTCGGCTTTTGATTTGGACAGTATTGACTTTCTTAACAGCCTGGGTGTAAGTATTTTTAAAATTCCTTCCGGGGAAATTACGAATCTTCCTAGCCTTGAAAAAATAGCTTCTTTCCATAAAGAAATCATTCTTTCAACGGGGATGGCTGATCTGGAGGAAGTGAGGATCGCAGTAGATTTGCTGCTTAACGCCGGATCAAGCAGAGAAAGAATATCCCTTCTTCACTGTTGCACTGAGTACCCTGCTCCTGTTGAAGAAGCCAACCTTAGGGCTATGGAAACGATGCGTAAAGAATTCGGCATTAAAGTAGGTTATTCGGATCATACAGAAGGGATAGAGGTCGCACTGGCTGCAGCTGCTTTGGGTGCGGAAATTATTGAAAAGCACTTCACTTTGGATAAAGAAATGGAAGGCCCTGATCATAGTTCTTCTGCAGATGTGGAAGAACTAAAAAAAATGGTAACAGGGATTAGACGTATTGGATTGTCCTTAGGAGATGGGGTAAAAAAACCTTCATTATCAGAAAAGAAGAATCTGCCAATTGTAAGAAAAAGTATTGTGGCACGTAGATATATTCGAAAAGGCGAAGTTTTTGATGAGCATAACCTGGCGGTTAAACGGCCGGGGATAGGAATAAGTCCTATGCGATGGCATGAGGTTTTGGGTAAAATTTCGCCAAGGGATTTTCAACAAGATGAGATGATTGTTTTATGA
- a CDS encoding winged helix-turn-helix transcriptional regulator, with the protein MIDEREFELVNIIGSEIVSNQRDLSHHVNLSLGQTNMLLRRLIAKGYIRIRKIDKRRVKYLLTPQGLAEKMNKSIKYTLRTINSISLIKERLKDLLREIYEKGERKFIVIGKSDLAMMIDIAVKEMNLKDYSLEHFEVIPQEKMDGLFLICKENVIIDKSITNQVVDCIHELAKEHGLQEDGESSVF; encoded by the coding sequence ATGATTGATGAAAGAGAATTTGAACTTGTGAATATTATTGGCTCTGAAATTGTTTCCAATCAAAGAGATCTATCCCACCACGTCAACCTTTCCTTAGGTCAGACAAACATGCTTTTGCGCAGGCTTATTGCTAAGGGCTATATTCGCATAAGAAAAATTGATAAGCGCAGAGTCAAATACTTGCTTACTCCGCAAGGTCTTGCGGAAAAAATGAACAAATCCATCAAATATACCTTAAGGACGATTAATTCTATTAGCCTTATCAAAGAGCGTCTCAAAGATCTTCTGAGAGAAATTTATGAAAAAGGGGAGCGAAAATTTATTGTTATTGGAAAATCTGATTTAGCTATGATGATTGATATAGCTGTAAAGGAGATGAATCTTAAAGATTATTCTTTGGAGCATTTTGAGGTCATTCCTCAAGAAAAAATGGACGGCTTATTTTTAATTTGTAAAGAAAATGTCATTATTGATAAATCAATTACAAATCAGGTTGTTGATTGTATTCATGAATTGGCTAAAGAGCATGGTTTGCAAGAGGATGGCGAGAGCTCTGTTTTTTAG
- a CDS encoding nucleotidyl transferase AbiEii/AbiGii toxin family protein, whose protein sequence is MIHKNKKEFIDLINMTVQRTGFRAHLLEKDYYLTHLLSKINDLSEDLIFKGGTCLNKIYYSYYRLSEDLDFSMKLSEDATARGKRQKCIQPIKDGIEAYANQIGMTLGDTQNAGRNESKQYVYYFMYKSVVQPKEQVIKFEIGLRFNPILDVEAREVKHKFLHPFTGKPLFDGGKVNCLSLKEIVSEKLRAAANRKTIAPRDFYDLDFIVRQGFNLSDKQVLNLFVKKLEEDGGDTDLAKYRINLGRSDKEIKDMKSRIENELFDVLTVSERENFDLDNAFKRINKVMREIRI, encoded by the coding sequence ATGATCCACAAGAATAAAAAAGAATTTATTGATTTAATTAATATGACTGTTCAAAGAACAGGATTTAGAGCACATCTTTTGGAAAAGGATTATTATTTGACACATCTTCTTTCCAAGATTAATGATCTCTCAGAGGATTTGATCTTTAAAGGAGGGACTTGTCTCAACAAGATTTATTATTCTTACTATCGTTTAAGCGAAGATTTGGATTTTAGTATGAAGTTGTCCGAGGATGCAACAGCTCGAGGGAAGCGGCAAAAATGTATACAGCCGATCAAAGATGGAATTGAAGCCTATGCTAATCAGATTGGAATGACTTTGGGCGATACACAAAATGCAGGGCGAAATGAATCGAAGCAATATGTTTATTATTTTATGTACAAATCCGTTGTTCAGCCAAAAGAACAAGTCATTAAATTTGAGATTGGTCTTAGATTTAATCCGATTCTTGATGTTGAAGCAAGAGAAGTGAAGCATAAATTTTTACATCCGTTTACAGGCAAACCATTATTTGATGGAGGCAAGGTCAATTGTTTGTCTTTGAAAGAAATTGTTAGTGAAAAATTAAGAGCCGCTGCCAATCGAAAGACGATTGCTCCTCGGGATTTCTATGATCTGGATTTTATAGTAAGACAAGGTTTTAATTTGTCTGATAAGCAAGTTTTGAATCTTTTTGTTAAGAAGCTAGAAGAAGACGGTGGCGATACGGATTTAGCAAAATACAGGATCAATCTCGGTCGTTCAGATAAAGAAATTAAAGACATGAAATCGAGGATTGAAAATGAGTTGTTTGATGTTTTGACCGTTAGCGAGAGGGAGAATTTTGATTTGGATAACGCGTTTAAGAGGATCAATAAGGTGATGAGGGAAATCAGGATCTGA
- a CDS encoding nucleotidyl transferase AbiEii/AbiGii toxin family protein — translation MSIKIIQKRLESYRCRSAQEEDHALREITQEVALAALARSDFYQTASFQGGTCLRIFYGLNRFSEDLDFILKETNGAFSFEKYLKNLSIEFQAYGYQVEIVDRSKAETTVKKAFIKDDSLGKVLQLQHLKTDRSMSKIRIKIEVDTNPPQGSFFENKFLDFPFVCALTTQDIPSLFAGKIHALLCREYVKGRDWYDFLWYVSYRATINLKFLEAALEQIGPWAGQNVKIDDQWCCAQLSEKILSIDWQAARNDVARFIKPAELASLDLWNVDLFLDRVKKLGDV, via the coding sequence ATGAGCATTAAGATTATCCAGAAACGATTAGAGTCTTATCGGTGCCGTTCGGCTCAGGAAGAGGACCATGCCTTGCGCGAGATCACTCAGGAGGTGGCGCTTGCGGCTCTTGCGCGGTCAGATTTCTACCAAACTGCGTCCTTTCAAGGAGGAACATGTTTGCGGATCTTTTATGGGTTAAACCGCTTTTCTGAGGATCTTGATTTTATTTTAAAAGAGACTAATGGTGCATTTTCTTTTGAAAAATATCTTAAGAATTTATCGATTGAATTTCAAGCCTATGGATATCAGGTTGAGATTGTCGATAGATCTAAGGCTGAGACAACGGTTAAAAAAGCGTTTATTAAAGATGATTCCTTAGGAAAAGTTTTACAGCTACAGCATTTAAAAACTGATCGATCAATGTCGAAGATCAGGATCAAGATTGAGGTCGACACAAATCCACCTCAAGGAAGCTTTTTTGAAAATAAATTTTTAGATTTTCCGTTTGTTTGTGCTTTGACAACCCAAGATATTCCAAGCCTTTTTGCTGGAAAGATCCATGCTTTGCTTTGCCGTGAGTATGTGAAAGGAAGGGATTGGTATGATTTTCTATGGTATGTGAGTTATCGCGCCACTATTAATTTAAAGTTCTTGGAAGCTGCTCTTGAACAAATCGGTCCTTGGGCTGGGCAGAACGTAAAAATTGATGATCAATGGTGTTGCGCTCAGCTAAGTGAAAAGATTTTATCGATTGATTGGCAAGCGGCACGTAATGATGTTGCTCGTTTCATTAAGCCTGCTGAACTGGCATCACTTGATTTGTGGAATGTGGACCTTTTTTTGGATAGGGTCAAGAAACTAGGAGATGTTTAA
- the neuC gene encoding UDP-N-acetylglucosamine 2-epimerase yields the protein MKRKICVFTGTRAEYGLLAPLMKKIRDDRELCLQTIVSGAHLSREHGFTYKEIIKEGFKIDKKIAIDLNSDTETGVARSFGLGVEHFAKALTQLRPHIVVILGDRYEAFAMATAAMICRVPIAHLYGGEVTIGAIDEAIRHSITKMSHFHFVATKEYRQRVIQLGENSKSVLNVGALGVDNIKELNLLSKKELEQRLGFSFDKRNLLITYHPVTLEKGSEKKSMWILLSVLNGLKNTRLIFTKANADMGGCVINSLIEDYVRKNRHKAVCFTSLGQLNYLSAMKYVDAVVGNSSSGIIEASSFKIGTIDIGNRQAGRIKADSVISCGLQKASLEKAFRKLYSKRFQEVLLRVVNPYGNGRVASRIVDKLKSIDLDGILKKKFYDLKCTGKRR from the coding sequence ATGAAGAGAAAAATTTGTGTTTTTACCGGAACTCGGGCGGAATATGGATTACTCGCACCGCTCATGAAAAAGATCAGGGACGACCGGGAGCTTTGTCTCCAAACGATCGTATCAGGAGCGCATCTTAGCCGGGAACATGGATTCACTTATAAGGAAATTATCAAAGAAGGCTTTAAAATAGATAAAAAAATCGCCATTGATTTGAATTCGGATACAGAGACTGGAGTGGCGCGTTCTTTTGGTCTTGGTGTAGAACATTTTGCCAAAGCCTTAACACAACTAAGGCCTCATATTGTTGTTATTTTAGGTGATCGCTACGAAGCCTTTGCGATGGCTACTGCCGCTATGATTTGCCGCGTTCCGATTGCGCATTTGTACGGAGGAGAGGTAACGATTGGAGCAATTGATGAAGCTATTCGTCATTCGATTACTAAAATGAGCCATTTTCATTTTGTTGCGACAAAAGAATATCGTCAAAGGGTTATTCAACTTGGTGAAAATTCAAAGAGTGTTCTTAATGTTGGAGCTTTGGGGGTGGATAATATTAAGGAGTTAAATCTTCTTTCGAAAAAAGAATTGGAGCAGCGCCTGGGATTTTCTTTTGATAAGCGTAATTTGTTGATTACATATCATCCGGTCACGCTAGAGAAAGGATCAGAAAAGAAAAGCATGTGGATATTATTGTCTGTACTTAATGGATTAAAAAACACACGTTTGATTTTTACCAAAGCCAATGCAGATATGGGTGGGTGCGTGATTAACAGCTTGATTGAAGATTATGTTAGAAAGAATAGGCATAAAGCAGTGTGTTTTACTTCGTTAGGGCAATTGAATTATTTGTCAGCGATGAAATATGTAGATGCGGTGGTAGGCAATTCGTCGAGCGGGATTATTGAAGCGTCGAGTTTTAAGATTGGCACGATTGACATCGGCAACAGGCAGGCAGGACGCATTAAAGCGGATAGCGTGATTTCATGTGGTTTGCAAAAAGCGTCATTAGAAAAGGCGTTTCGAAAGTTATATTCTAAAAGGTTTCAAGAGGTTCTTTTGCGGGTTGTTAATCCCTATGGGAATGGCCGTGTTGCTTCGCGCATTGTTGACAAGTTAAAAAGTATTGACCTTGATGGAATTTTGAAGAAAAAATTTTATGATTTAAAGTGTACGGGTAAGCGCAGATGA
- a CDS encoding NAD-dependent 4,6-dehydratase LegB — translation MKQILLTGADGFIGSHLTEELVREGYKVKAFVFYNSFNSWGWLDSLPKEILAKIDVFCGDVRDPNGVREAMRGCEMVFHLAALIGIPFSYHSPDSYVDTNIKGTLNVLQAAREQKTERVLVTSTSEVYGTAQYVPIDEKHPLQGQSPYSATKISADKIAESFYRSFDLPVTIVRPFNTYGPRQSARAIIPTIITQLISGKKEIQLGDLTPMRDLNYVKDVCQGFIEIAKSDKTVGDEINVCSGSEISIQELAEKLISLIGSQAKIICDQQRIRPEKSEVRRLCGENAKIKELTGWKSRYSLEDGLKETIKWFSNKENLNRYKADIYNV, via the coding sequence ATAAAACAAATTCTTTTGACTGGTGCAGATGGATTTATTGGAAGCCATTTGACTGAGGAGTTAGTAAGAGAGGGATATAAAGTTAAGGCTTTTGTTTTTTATAATTCTTTCAATTCTTGGGGATGGCTTGATAGCTTGCCAAAGGAAATCCTTGCAAAGATAGATGTCTTTTGCGGGGACGTGAGAGACCCTAACGGTGTCCGGGAGGCTATGAGGGGCTGTGAAATGGTTTTTCATTTGGCGGCATTAATCGGCATCCCATTTTCCTATCATTCTCCTGATTCGTATGTTGATACAAACATTAAAGGAACCTTAAATGTTTTACAGGCGGCACGAGAGCAGAAGACTGAACGAGTATTGGTAACCTCAACTTCTGAGGTCTATGGAACAGCACAATATGTTCCCATTGATGAAAAACATCCATTGCAAGGACAGTCTCCTTACAGTGCCACAAAGATTTCCGCGGATAAAATCGCCGAATCTTTTTATCGATCGTTTGATTTGCCGGTCACAATTGTTCGGCCTTTTAATACCTATGGTCCGAGACAATCAGCCAGAGCGATTATTCCCACCATCATCACCCAGCTAATTTCAGGAAAAAAAGAAATACAATTAGGCGATTTAACTCCCATGCGGGATCTTAATTATGTGAAAGATGTTTGTCAGGGTTTTATTGAGATCGCGAAATCAGATAAAACAGTTGGGGATGAGATTAATGTTTGTTCAGGAAGTGAGATTTCAATACAGGAGCTCGCAGAAAAATTAATTTCGTTGATCGGCTCTCAGGCTAAAATTATTTGTGATCAGCAAAGGATCCGTCCTGAAAAATCCGAAGTCAGGCGCTTATGCGGCGAAAATGCCAAGATCAAAGAGTTGACAGGATGGAAATCCAGGTATTCTTTGGAGGATGGATTGAAAGAAACAATTAAGTGGTTTTCCAACAAGGAAAACCTTAACCGTTACAAGGCTGATATTTATAATGTCTAA
- a CDS encoding type IV toxin-antitoxin system AbiEi family antitoxin — protein MGNKVRERLGKKEIDVISRLSYEKKRIVTKEDLDTFFNFSDNARNKVVYRLKKKAILFPIKKGVYVFSPLEYGEQGAAINEMLVPPQFFPQGNYYIGYSTMFNYYNLTEQLFQVIYVLNTSFQKKRKICGIQFNFLRVPDNRMYGLEKIKIEGQEVVISSLEKTLVDLVYFNKPVGGLKGALEILDIELQKERCDVKKFIRFASRFPVIKIRKIIGVALEEKGYSDEILAPLVRSLKNTAISSSTGSFKGKLNKKWKVIINDPQE, from the coding sequence ATGGGTAATAAAGTTAGAGAGCGTCTGGGTAAGAAAGAAATTGATGTGATATCAAGGCTTTCCTATGAAAAGAAGCGGATCGTCACAAAAGAAGATTTAGATACCTTTTTTAATTTTAGTGATAATGCGCGAAATAAAGTTGTTTATCGATTGAAGAAGAAAGCTATTCTTTTTCCAATTAAGAAGGGAGTATATGTTTTTTCTCCTCTTGAGTACGGTGAACAAGGCGCTGCAATTAATGAGATGCTTGTCCCGCCACAATTTTTCCCACAGGGCAATTATTATATTGGCTATTCAACGATGTTTAATTACTACAATCTCACAGAGCAACTTTTTCAGGTCATTTATGTTTTAAATACATCCTTCCAGAAGAAAAGGAAGATTTGCGGGATTCAATTTAACTTTTTACGAGTACCGGATAATCGTATGTATGGACTTGAGAAAATAAAGATTGAAGGACAGGAAGTTGTAATTAGCTCATTAGAGAAGACGTTGGTAGATCTTGTCTATTTTAATAAGCCGGTTGGAGGACTGAAAGGTGCGCTTGAAATCCTTGATATTGAACTTCAAAAAGAACGCTGCGATGTAAAAAAGTTTATTCGTTTTGCGTCAAGATTTCCTGTTATAAAGATTCGTAAAATAATAGGCGTGGCGTTAGAGGAAAAGGGCTATTCTGATGAAATATTAGCTCCTCTTGTTAGAAGTCTTAAAAATACTGCGATAAGTTCATCGACAGGATCATTTAAGGGGAAATTAAATAAAAAATGGAAAGTTATCATTAATGATCCACAAGAATAA